The Triticum aestivum cultivar Chinese Spring chromosome 4B, IWGSC CS RefSeq v2.1, whole genome shotgun sequence sequence gttagtttaggtttcatggtgatagctcttctcgtgtatatcattgtttagatggatgacaatgtagttgcaagtaatcgagacttgtatcaccattttcgagatgatgatgagagaccactttgtgttggatgatgattatgatgatgacatgatttgatgagactatttatatgtatatgctatgattacatttgtatgtgtatgatatgctaaagattattgtataaagcctattcaaatacaaaacaaatatgcagaaaagaacagaaactaataaaactagcagtagcgaggggaataaagttagcagtagcgctcccttaccagtagcgcggcCTGCTAAAAAGCGCTGCTGGTATTAGCAGCAATGCTCTACTGTAAAGATCGCTACTGttatccatgtatagcagtagcgtgggacgacaggcactactgctatacgttagctgtagcgccttatcagtagcgcgacatcccgcgctgctgataggcaaaatacccgcgctactgctagggttttccctagtagtgcatgttcAAGGAtttatgacaatatgacttctatgtgaatatgaacaaacataaatcattacgccccatgtaggccgaaataaaggggaaggaaagaggagaagagggaaaggaaggggagggattcagccTTCCCCTTCGTTCTCTCctacctcctccttccttcccccttcggaTGAAtatggaaagggggaggccgaattgggtggcgcccaagtaggattcctcctacttggggtgcccccttggctgcctctccttccctccaacctatatatatatgaggagggggcatCACAAGAACACACAACAATgattcctagccatgtgcggcgcccccctcacCAGTTTACGCatctggtcatattgtcgtagtgcttaggcgaagccctgcgcggatctcttcaccatcaccgtcaccacgccgtcgtgatgacgaaactctccctcgacactttgctggatcaagagttcaagggacgtcattgacttgaacgtgtgcagaacttagaggtgccatacgtttggtgcttgatcggttggaacgagaagaagttcaactacatcaattgTATtatcaaacacttccgctttcggtctacgagggtacgtggacacactctccccctctcattgctatgcatctcctagatagatcttgcgtgagcgtaggaatttttttgaaattgcatgctacgttccctgacaggcgcccccctaccttgtgggccccttgtgaccccctgacctagatcttcctcctatatatttgcaaatattcccaaacctccagaagcatccacgaaaacacttttccaccgccgcaaccttctgttcccatgagatcccatcttggagcctttccCGGCATccttccggagggggattcgatcatggagggcatctacatcaactccattgcccttccgatgaagcatgagtagtttaccacagacctacgggtccatagctagtagctacatggcttcttctctctccttgattctcaataccatgttctcctcgatattcttggagatctatccgatgtaatcttcttttgtggtgtgtttgtcgagatccgatgaattgtggatttatgatcagcttatctatgaatattatttgaatcttctctgaattattatatgcatgatttggtatctttgtatttctcttcgaactatcggtttggtttggccaactagattggtttttcttgcaatgggagatgtgcttagctttgagttcaatcttgcgtgatttcacccagtgacaaagtaggggtagcgagacgcgtattgcattgttgccatcgaggataaaaagatggggtttacatcatattacttgagtttattcctctacatcatgtcatcttacttaaggcattactcctttccttatgaacttaatactctagatgcatgctggatagcggttgatgtgtggagtaatagtagtaaatgcaggcaggagtcagtctacttgacatggacgtgatgcctatattgcataatcattgccttggatatcgtcataactttgtgcttttctatcaattgctcgacagtaatttgttcacccaccgtattatttgccttcaattaagaagcctctagtgaaacctatggcccccgggtctattttccattatattagtttctaatctactattttgcaatcttttactttcagatctatacaccaaaacccaaaaatattttaccttttgtttatctatctctatcagatctcacctttgcaagtgaccgtgaagggattgacaacccctttgtcgcgttgggtgcaagtgtttgattgtttgtgcaggtattggtgatttgtgtgttcttctcctactggattgatatcttggttcctaactgagggaaatacttatctctactgtgttgcatcaccctttcctcttcaagggaaaaaccaacacaaactcaagaagtagcaggcaCACCCGCCACGTCGGCCTGATGGCATGGCCCCACATGGACTCGCCGGGAACCCGATGGTCTGACGGGTGCCTCGACTTTCACCGCGATGGGAACTACGCGTGGCGCCGCTCCGGCTCGCTGCCCGAGGCCGTAGCCGGCTATTTAAGCCGACTGGCGTCCCACAACCctaacccctccccctccccctcttcgTGCCGCTAGTCCGAGCCcttccacctcctccctctcccgctcCAGCGCTCTGCCCACGCTCCGGCACTCCACCATGGTCCATAGCAAGATCACCTACTATGCCATGCTGATGACTGAGCGCCGCTATGAGATCGAGCAGCAGATCCGGGCAAGGGAAGCCGCGTGCGCTGCCCGCATTACTACCTGGCTTCCTCCGGACTCGCCGGAGCCGGAAGAGGAGGAGaagcagggggaggaggaggaggagatggctctGATGGAGGCGGAGGAGCCAGACCAGCAGGTGCCGCCcttcaacatggagcaggcggaggcggagttcgccgtcgcacagtccgacgagatggccgagcagcaggccatcctggagtccatccaggatgaggcctatatGTAGGTCAACCGTGCGTTCCTCCGGCAACAGCAGGCAGAGTCCGACGCGCTCTTTGCCCAGCTCGACGCGGAAATAGAGGCAGAGGAGGCCGGAGCGGAGTAGCCAGAGTTGCAGTTGTTGCCCATGCTGCCGGAACCGCACACGGAGATCATCGTGATCTCCGACGAGGAGTATCTAGGATCGACGTAGTACTTAGGTTATATTTACTTTTGCATGTCTTTGTATGGATATAAGAATCGAGTATGAGATGTCCGGATACAAAAATTTGAGGTGTGCCCGGTCActgcccgcggacgcgcccggacGCGTCCGCGCACGTTTGAGGGACCGAATTTGCCAtatgtggttgtagatgctcttacttcACAAACTAAACGAATTACTCCATTGAGGGTCAGCCTTATGGTACGACATCGATGTAATTTCTTACTACAAACCATCAAAAGTTCAAACCATTCAGTTAGGCGGTTATTAATAGGGATAAAATGTCTATCATTGTTGGAGAAAACAAAGTAAACCTATCGATCTTTCATGGTGATAGAAACAAATCCACCCCAACATACACTACCTCTATCAAAATAAAGGGAAACATTCCGTTCAGTGTGCCGGTCGAATGTTGCGCCCCAGCGCCGTGCGATCGTATAGAATCCAGTGTCCCGCGTTAGTACTTGCGCATGTTTGACCAATTGCCCACACAACCTCCTCAAATGCACGTTAGCCTAGGCCCACCACGAACCCTTTCttaaaaatgagaccaacccaagggctaaccctcgttgACATTTatttataggagaaactccgcgagcaccacgcgtccaagccgggacttgaactcgggtgggctggcagcaatctcagctgcccagccaacgggtcgacgcccCGTCCTCACCACGAACCCTTTCTTTCTTTTACTATGGTTATCTTCTTCCTTTGGCCCGTGCTTTCTCTTTTCTGCGCATGAGCACGGGAGGCGATCACCGCTACCGCACTCAGTGTTGCAACCAGCGATGGTGTTTGTTGGAACTGCCTACACCAATTGTTGCCATGGCCGTCACCTCGGAGCTGCCATGTCCGTCACCACAGATGGTCGCTTTGTGCTGCAACCAACGATGGTGTTTGCTGGAACCACCTACACAAATTGCTGGAACCGGCCGACATTGTCAATTACTGGAAAAATGAGGTCGAAAGTTGCCAAAGCTGCATCCAACAATTGTTTTGCTACATACAACACCGCTTTTTGCTGGAAGCAACACCAGCATCGGCTATGATCGTCGGCACGGCGGAGCTGCAACCAGGCGAAAAAAAGCTACAACCGGTGCATAAGTTTGCTATGACCAACATTTTTATTTACCGGAACCAGTTGAGTGTTAATGTAGTGGAGCTGCATCCGGCGACATAATTTACTACATTCAAGTatcatttttgctggaaccagcacgAGCTTGCCGTCATCACACGGGGCTGCTCAGAACGATGCGCGGGCGGCCGATGTTGCCATGACCACGTTGGCAACACTCCAACGACCACGTGATGCTCGGGACGGCGGCGTCTCAGTGCCGCATCGAGATGCAGCAGGCCTACAGGCGATGACGGCGAACTGTTTGAAGGACACATCAGGGCTGCTTGCAATGTCGATGACGGCGACCACGCGATGTTCAAGCCGGCGGCCAGGGCAACGAGTGTGGGTGGTGCCGTTGGCCGGCAAGCGCGGGCAATCAAGGACGAGCGTGGTCGGTGCCGTGCGGAATCCGCCATGGACAGAAGCTAcaggtcaacgcgagatgcgaacAGGATCCATGGGAAATCAACTGCTGGAGGTTGCGCAATCCTACGGTTGGGGTTGACAGGCCGAAATTTCGGCCGGCGCCTCAGTCGCCAAATATAATAATTTGGACTAAGAAAAGTCTTGTATTTTGATAAGAAGGGAGTAGTTTTGAGAGAAGTACTACTCCCTTTGTCCTAAAATAAATGTCTTAATCACAAATTTGTATTAAAGTTAATATAAAATTGAAACAGTTATtttagaacagagggagtacaGTTTAGCCTCCCTTAATCACATACCTCCTTTAATCCTTTAATCCTTTTATTACAGACTCTGACTCATTTACGGCGTGACTGCCAAGAAAGAGGCAAGTCACGGGGGAAAAAGGAGGCAAGTCATCCAGTCCATATCTCGGGGTCCTAGCTATCTCGTCTCGTCTCCTCGCAAGATCGATCTGCTCCTCTCCCCGCGAGTCGCCGCCGGCCAGAAAAATACACTAGCTCCGTCCGCCGTCTCTGTTTGCAGATGGCGTCTGGATCCACTTCTTCCGGCGGCGCCCGGAGGGGGCTCATCTCGTGCCTGCACAGCCTCAactgccgcgacgaggacgcgccTCTTCCCCACGACGACGACCTGCGCCAAGCCACGCACCAGCTCATCGTCGGTTTCTACGACGAGGCGTTCCGCCGGCTCCGGCTGCCCTGCAAGGCCGTGCCCGACATCTACGGCCTCCTCAGCACCCGCGGCCTCTGCCTCGGCCTCCTCGACCCCGTCTCCGACATCATCCTCAACACCATCGCCCTCCTAGACCTCAAAACCAAACCCCCCAAAGACGACTACGACGTAGACGCCGCTCCACCCGCCGCTAAGAGGAGACGCAGGCCCGGTTTCGACCCCTGGCACGAGGTTGCAACCAGGTGCTGCCACAGTCTCATGGCTTTCCTTGTGGCATACTTCGGATGCATCAACGAGGCACAGGCCTTTCGCTACCTCTACAGGGCCAACGCCAATCTCAACCTCGCCGTCATGCTCGTCCAGCACGATCTCTTCCATGGGGAGCCGGAGGCACTGGACCCTGAGTCCTACAGGACCCGGGCCGCCCTCAAATGGGTGTCCACCTCAGCAGGTGACGATTCATCCGCCACCTTGGCTCGGGTCATGGCAATCCGGCTCAAACATGCCGACCTTGACCTTGTGAAGAAGAAGCTGTTTTCAGCCACCCCTCTCACGGCCGAGGATGACCGAGCAATCCACCGTGTATTGCACGTGATGATGACCCCGATGTGTGTTGGCAACATCACCCACACCGATGACGGGCTGGTTGTCCATGTCCGTCAGAACCTCGACCACGGCGACGACGCTATCTGGTCCAAAACAAAGCCCCTTGTCTATAGTACAGCTGACGCCAGGATCACCTCCACCGCCTTCCGCTGGGACGGGACCGCCATCTCGTCTCTGCACTCCGGACTGCATGCCAAGCTGCTACATTGCCTGAGGATAGCAAATGGCCAGAAACACATTCTCAAGACCTCGTGTGGCGGCGACGCCTGCGATTACCTGCGCTCTCTCAAGATGTACCTCCATGGAATGATTCACAACTTGTACGTCCAGGCCTTCAAGTTGCTGCCCGCACCCTCGGGCTCGCTCATGCGAAGCATCCTCATGGCAGGCCACTGCTATGGCCCCTATGACCCTCTCTCCAACATCATCCTTAACTCAATCTGGCATGACACCTGTGGCTCCGTTATCTCAGCTTCTGACCGCATGATGTTGAATGAGTACAACGACGTCATGGACCCCTTGTCTCTGCTCCGACTAGTTGTTCGTTCCCTCGAGGGGCTCGCAAACCTTGTCTTGTTCGCCGACCCCCAATCCTCAATTGCTTGTGTTCTGGAGAAGCTATGTAGTTTAAAATGCGCCATCCTTGTTGACATGTTATCATCAGCAACAAAGAGCTCTGAAAAGAACCCCTTCCATGAGGCGGCCATGGCTGCTAGACACCCGCTGCCTCTTCAGCTCGGTGAATTTCACCAGATGCTGCTGCTCGAGCCCGATGGCCGAAGAGAGCTGCTCTCACATATAACCAAGGCGCAAACTAGTGGTGGTGTGGTGTGCTTCGATGACATCAGAATTTGTATCTCGGCCATTTGCGACAAGTTCAAAGAATCCAGGTCTCAAACTAGTGGCACCGTGCAAGCTCCTGCTCCTGAACTTTGTGCAGAGGCCTTGAGGATGGTATCAAGCCAGAGATCAGAGTATGAGGAAGAGAGGAGCTGGTTGCGTTCAAAGATTGAACAGTTGCTCAAAGATTACACGGACCAACATTTTTGGGTAGGCATTGAACTTCCTCCGTTTGCAATCACTAGCTGCTACTTAGGTACAGATATTCACTTTACCTTGATTTGACCAACAAACACTCTTGCTTCTTAATTTCTTGCTTGCTGTAGGGACCAAAGTATGAACTTGATTTTATATTTGGTGTGGAACAAATAGAGCACGGCTGGCACCGCCGCACTGATACGTGCCACCACGTGAACTTCATGGCAATTTCTGATGAGAATGTTTCGAGGACCCTATTTTATGCCGAGTTATGGTCCTGGCCCTCACGTAAGCCAAGGACAGAATTCTGCTGCCCTCTACCCTCTGCAAACGTCGGTAAGTCCTCTACTTTTCTGCCGCAGCACGGCTGATTAGCAAGTGACAGCATTTGATTAGTAGTTTGGGTCACGGCGATCTGCTTCTCATCATGCTTGCATGCACGTACCATTCATCGTAAATCTGTTGGCTTGTCATCATCTATCTTACTGAATAATAATCCACTGTTGGGTTTTATTTTGTTGATAGGACGTTGCTACTATGACATGATTCGTGCAAGGAAGATCGTGTATCCAGATGACGGCAAGTACTTTCGCGACGATATCACCCATGAGGGAACCGGCAACGTGGATGGTGTGCTACAGATGGACCTCGTGCACTTTAGCTCCGAGTTGGACGTGGAGCTCGCGCGGAATTTGAACATGCCGCCCACTTCAGATCCAGAGTATGAGTCCAAGTCTTCAGATCAAGAGTATTCAGAGTATGAGTCTATGTATCAGGATTAGAGAGTCTTCCCGGCCGCCTCCATGGCCACGGCTCGCTGGTTCGTGTGCGATGCTATCAGCCCTTAATTATGTCGGCCTTGTGGTCGGAGTTCAAAAAAAAAACATCCAGGTTTCAAACTAGGGGCTGGCGCCGTGCAAGCTTCTGCGCCTGAACTTTGTGTAGAGCTAGGGAGGCCGCCTTGAGGGTGGTATCAAGCGCGAGATTACTAATTTTGCTCCAtcatatgtagttcatatttattGGGGAAGATCTCCAAAAAGATAAGATAAACGTATACTTAGGAACGGAGGGAGGGACCATCGACTTATGGCATGATCCATGGATCCCCAGGGGCACTACTAGGCGCCCTTCCTTCCTTAGGGGACAGGCGGTCGTGACTAAAGTGGCGGACTTGATCAACCCTCTCACTGAGCAATGGGACATGGAGCTAATACATGATTTGTTTACGCCGGATGACGCCCGTCAGATTCTGGCCATCCCTCTTCGCACCGGCATGGAGGATCATGTGGCGTGGCATTACGATCCCAAGGGTGTTTTCAATGTCAAATCCGCCTACCAGCTGGGGgtccgctgttggggaacgttgcagaaaataaaaaatttcctacgatttcaccaagatccatctatgagttcatctagcaacgagtgatagtaatgcatctacatacctttgtagatcgcgagcggaagcgttcaagagaacggggttgagggagtcgtactcgtcgtgatccaaatcaccgatgaccaagtgccgaacggacagcacctctgcgttcaacacacgtacggagcggatgacgtctcctccttcttgatccagcaaggggaaaggagaggttgatgaagatccagcagcacgacggcgtggtggtggatgcagcagggttccggcagggcttcgccaagcgactacgggaggaggaggtgtagcaaggggagagggaggcgccaagacttcagggtgcggctgccctccctccccccctcctttatataggcccccagggggggcgccggccctggagattgaatctcccaaggggggcggcggccagggggtggagtgccccccaaggcaagtggtgcgccccccaccctagggtttccaaccctaggcgcagggggggccaaggggggcgcaccagcccaccaggggctggtcccctccccacttcagcccacggggccctccgggataggtggccccacccggtggacccccgggacccttccggtggtcccggtacaataccggtgacccccaaaactctcccgatggccgaaacagcacttcctatatataattctttacctccggaccattctggaacccctcgtgacgtccgggatctcatccgggactccgaacaactttcggtttgctgcatactcatattcatacaaccctagcgtcaccgaaccttaagtgtgtagaccctacgggttcgggagacatgtagacatgaccgagacggctctccggtcaataaccaacagcaggatctgaatacccatgttggctcccacatgctcctcgatgatctcatcggatgaaccacgatgtcgaggatttaagcaaccccgtatacaattccctttgtcaatcgatatgttacttgcccgagattcgatcgtcggtatcccaatacctcgttcaatctcattaccggcaagtcactttactcgtaccataatgcatgatcccgtgaccagacacttggtcactttgagctcattatgatgatgcactaccgagtgggcccagtgatacctctccgtcatacggagtgacaaatcccagtctcgatccgtgtcaacccaacagacactttcggagatacctgtagtgcacctttatagtcacccagttacgttgtgacgtttggtacacccaaagcactcctacgatatccgggagttacacgatctcatggtctaaggaaaagatacttgacattggaaaagctctagcaaacgaactacacgatctttgtgctatgcttaggattgggtcttgtccatcacatcattctcctaatgatgtgatcccgatatcaatgacatccaaatgtccatagtcaggaaaccatgactatctgttgatcaacgggctagtcaactagaggcttactaggaacatgttgtggtctaagtattcacacgtgtattatgatttccggataatacaattatagcatgaataaaagacaattatcatgaacaaggaaatataataatcattttattattgcctctaaggcatatttccaacagtctcccacttgcactagagtcaataatctagttacattgtgatgaatcgaacacccatagagttctggtgttgatcatgttttgctcgcggaagaggtttagtcaacggatctgcgacattcagatccgtatgtactttgcaaatatctatgtctccatcttgaacattttcacggatggagttgaaatgatgcttgatgtgcctggtcttcttgtgaaacctgggctccttggcgagggtaatagctccagtgttgtcacagaagagagtgattggccctgacgcattgggtatgactcctaggtcggtgatgaactccttcatccatattgcttcatgtgctgcctccgaggctgccatgtactccgcttcacatgtagatcccgccacgacgctctgcttgcaactgcaccagctaactgctccacgattcaacatatacacgtatccggtttgtggcttagagtcatccagatctgtgtcgaagctagcgtcgacgtaaccctttacgacgagctcttcgtcacctccataaacgagaaacatgtcctttgtccttttcagctactttaggatattcttgaccactgtccagtgttccttgccgggattactttggtaccttcctaccaaacttacggcaaggtttacatcaggtctggtacacagcatggcatacataatagatcctatggccgaggcataggggatgacactcatctcttctttatcttttgccgtggtcgggcattgagccgagctcaatctcacacgttgcaacacaggcaagaaccctttcttggactgatccattttgaacttcttcaaaatcttatcaaggtatgtgctttgtgaaagacctatgaggcgtctcgatctatccttatagatcttgatgcctaatatgtaagcagcttctccaaggtccttcattgaaaaacacttattcaagtaggacttaatgttgtccaaaagttctatatcatttcccatcaaaagtatgtcatctacatataatatgagaaatgctacagagctcccactcactttcttgtaaactcaggcttctccataagtctgcataaacccaaacactttgatcatctcatcaaagcgaatgttccaactccgagatgcttgcaccagcccataaatggatcgctggagcttgcatactttgttagcattcttaggatcgacaaaaccctccggctgcatcacatacagttcttccttaagacggccattaaggaatgccgttttgacgtccatctgccatatctcataatcatagtatgcggcaattgctaacatgattcggacggattttagcttcgctacgggagagaaagtctcatcgtagtcaaccccttgaacttgccgataacccttagcgacaagtcgagctttatagatggtaacattaccatccgcgtccgtcttcttcttaaagatccatttgttttctatcgctcgtcgatcatcgggcaagtctgtcaaagtccatactatgttttcatacatggattctatctcggattgcatggcttcaagccatttgttggaatctgggcccgccatcgcttcctcatagtttgaaggttcaccatcgtctaacaacatgatttccaggacagggttgccataccactctggtgtggaacgtgtccttgtggacctacgaagttcagtagcaacttgatccgaagcaccttgatcatcattaatttcctctccagtcggtgtaggcaccacaggaacattttcctgagctgcactactttccggttcaagaggtagtacttcattgagttctactttcctcccacttacttctttcgagagaaactctttttccagaaaggatccgtttttggcaacaaagatcttgccctcggatcttaagtagaaggtatacccaatggtttccttagggtatcctatgaagacgcattttttcgacttgggttcgagcttttcaggttgaagtttcttgacataagcatcacatccccaaacttttagaaatgacagcttaggtttcttctcaaaccataattcatacgatgtcgtctcaacggatttagacggagccctatttaaagtgaatgtagctgtctctagagcgtatccccaaaataatagcggtaaatcgctaagagacatcatagatcgcaccatatccaatagagtgcgattacgacgttcagacacaccgttacgctgaggtgttccaggcggcgtgagttgtgaaacgattccacattttcttaagtgtgtaccaaattcatgacttaaatattctcctccacgatctgatcgtaagaattttatctttcggtcacgttgattctctacctcattctgaaattccttgaacttttcaaaggtctcagacttgtgtttcatcaagtagacatatccatatctactcaagtcatcagtgagagtgagaacataacgatatcctccacgagcctcaacgctcattggaccgcacacatcggtatgtatgatttccaataagttggttgctcgctccattgttccggagaacggagtcttggtcatttttcccatgaggcatggtttgcatgtgtcaaatgattcataatcgagagactctaaaagtccatcagcatggagcttcttcatgcgcttgacaccaatgtgaccaaggcggcagtgccacaagtatgtgggactatcgttatcaactttacatcttttggtattcacactatgaatatgtgtaatattacgttcgagattcattaagaataaaccattgaccatcggggcatgaccataaaacatatctctcatataaatagaacaaccattattctcggatttaaatgagtagccatctcgtattaaacgagatccagatacaatgttcatgctcaaacttggcactaaataacaattattgaggtttaaaactaaccccgtaggtaaatgtagaggtagcgtgccgacggcgatcacatcgaccttggaaccattctcgacacgcatcgccacctcgtccttcgccagtctccgcttattccgcagctcctgctatgagttacaaatatgagcaatggcaccggtatcaaatacccaggagttactacgagtactggtaaggtacacatcaattacatgtatatcaaatatacctttagtgtagccggccttcttgtccgctaagtatttggggcagttccacttccagtgacccttccctttgcagtaaaagcactcagtctcaggcttgggtccattccttgacttcttcccggcaacatctttgccgtccttcttgaagttct is a genomic window containing:
- the LOC123094204 gene encoding uncharacterized protein, whose protein sequence is MASGSTSSGGARRGLISCLHSLNCRDEDAPLPHDDDLRQATHQLIVGFYDEAFRRLRLPCKAVPDIYGLLSTRGLCLGLLDPVSDIILNTIALLDLKTKPPKDDYDVDAAPPAAKRRRRPGFDPWHEVATRCCHSLMAFLVAYFGCINEAQAFRYLYRANANLNLAVMLVQHDLFHGEPEALDPESYRTRAALKWVSTSAGDDSSATLARVMAIRLKHADLDLVKKKLFSATPLTAEDDRAIHRVLHVMMTPMCVGNITHTDDGLVVHVRQNLDHGDDAIWSKTKPLVYSTADARITSTAFRWDGTAISSLHSGLHAKLLHCLRIANGQKHILKTSCGGDACDYLRSLKMYLHGMIHNLYVQAFKLLPAPSGSLMRSILMAGHCYGPYDPLSNIILNSIWHDTCGSVISASDRMMLNEYNDVMDPLSLLRLVVRSLEGLANLVLFADPQSSIACVLEKLCSLKCAILVDMLSSATKSSEKNPFHEAAMAARHPLPLQLGEFHQMLLLEPDGRRELLSHITKAQTSGGVVCFDDIRICISAICDKFKESRSQTSGTVQAPAPELCAEALRMVSSQRSEYEEERSWLRSKIEQLLKDYTDQHFWGPKYELDFIFGVEQIEHGWHRRTDTCHHVNFMAISDENVSRTLFYAELWSWPSRKPRTEFCCPLPSANVGRCYYDMIRARKIVYPDDGKYFRDDITHEGTGNVDGVLQMDLVHFSSELDVELARNLNMPPTSDPEYESKSSDQEYSEYESMYQD